In marine bacterium B5-7, a genomic segment contains:
- the yifB gene encoding ATP-dependent protease has product MNKYAVTYARAAANLHAPLVTVETHIAPGLPRFTLVGLPETAVRESKDRVRSAIIQNQFTFPVGRITVSLAPADLPKAGAGFDLAIAIGILVASKQLACKDLADYELFGELALSGELRHCPRLFPAIVHSKSGGRACVIPIDNADEAALVNHPRLYAAPNLLAVCEHLTGIASLLPQAMKTPTAPEEPHYNLQDILGHTQAKRALMIAATGGHSLLMSGPPGSGKSMLANRLPGILPLLNHADALTVASIQSLSNRFDPTTFAQRPFRAPHHSASGVAIVGGGSTPRPGEISLAHHGVLFLDELPEFNRNVLESLREPLESRAINIARAGYQITFPADFQLIAAMNPCPCGHLTNPQQDCYCSPDQVKRYQSRISGPLLDRIDLHIAIYTTPINTSEKNTGPKSSVIREQVAAAQTTQYQRQGKLNAALNTQDLNMAQMCTKDAQSLLQDAHKKMGFSWRVYHRLLKIAQTLADLAQSPHILPEHLHEALSYRPQID; this is encoded by the coding sequence ATGAACAAATACGCCGTTACTTACGCTCGCGCAGCCGCTAATCTCCACGCCCCATTAGTGACGGTTGAAACACATATTGCCCCAGGGTTACCGCGATTCACACTCGTTGGCTTACCAGAAACGGCTGTACGAGAAAGCAAAGATCGTGTACGCAGTGCGATTATTCAAAATCAATTTACGTTCCCAGTCGGCCGAATCACAGTGAGTTTGGCGCCCGCTGATTTACCCAAAGCAGGCGCAGGATTTGATTTGGCGATTGCCATTGGGATTCTCGTTGCATCGAAACAACTCGCATGTAAAGACTTAGCTGATTATGAATTATTTGGCGAGCTCGCATTATCCGGTGAATTACGTCATTGCCCTCGATTATTTCCTGCGATCGTTCACAGCAAATCGGGTGGGCGCGCTTGTGTAATACCCATAGACAATGCGGATGAAGCCGCGTTAGTCAATCACCCTCGCCTGTATGCGGCACCCAATTTATTGGCTGTTTGTGAGCACCTGACAGGGATCGCAAGCTTGTTGCCACAAGCGATGAAAACGCCGACAGCGCCTGAAGAACCTCACTATAACCTGCAAGACATTCTTGGGCACACACAAGCAAAACGTGCACTCATGATTGCTGCTACAGGTGGGCACAGTCTTTTAATGAGTGGTCCGCCTGGGAGTGGTAAAAGTATGCTTGCCAATCGACTACCGGGTATTTTACCCTTGTTAAACCATGCCGATGCATTGACTGTCGCCAGCATACAATCTTTGTCTAATCGTTTTGATCCCACTACTTTTGCCCAACGCCCCTTTCGTGCGCCCCATCATTCTGCTTCTGGCGTCGCCATCGTCGGCGGCGGATCAACACCAAGACCTGGTGAGATTTCTTTGGCACATCATGGTGTCCTATTTTTAGATGAACTGCCTGAATTCAATCGCAATGTATTAGAATCACTACGCGAACCCTTAGAAAGTCGCGCCATCAATATTGCGCGTGCCGGTTACCAAATAACTTTTCCCGCTGATTTTCAGCTGATCGCGGCGATGAATCCTTGCCCTTGCGGCCACCTTACCAACCCCCAACAAGATTGTTATTGCTCCCCCGATCAAGTCAAACGTTACCAATCTCGTATTTCTGGGCCCTTACTCGATCGCATCGACTTGCACATTGCAATCTATACCACACCCATTAATACATCTGAAAAGAATACGGGCCCAAAATCTAGCGTGATACGCGAACAAGTTGCTGCGGCACAAACCACTCAATATCAACGCCAAGGGAAACTCAATGCCGCACTGAATACTCAAGACTTAAACATGGCACAGATGTGCACTAAAGATGCTCAGAGTTTACTGCAAGATGCCCACAAAAAAATGGGCTTCTCTTGGCGCGTCTACCATCGACTCCTTAAAATAGCGCAAACCCTTGCAGATTTAGCGCAAAGCCCGCACATCCTGCCTGAACACTTGCACGAAGCGTTGAGTTATCGTCCACAAATCGATTAA
- a CDS encoding acyltransferase — MDYSPSRWAYCLAFTLKLLGNISWDVRGTEQLSREQWYMVMSNHQSWADIAILYIALRGKIPLLKFFMKRQLLWIPCVGWSCWLLGYPFVYRYTRDFLRKHPEKKGKDWENTKKACERLQWAPVSIINFAEGTRLTPEKHARQASPYQHLLAPKAGGTAYTLEAMQHKIQTLLDITLVYRPGAISFWRLFSGEIKQITVDVDVLPITDDLVGEYQKDRVFRKHFQAFLNTRWQRKDALIDAVKRA, encoded by the coding sequence ATGGATTATTCCCCAAGTCGATGGGCGTATTGTTTAGCGTTCACGTTAAAATTACTGGGCAACATCAGTTGGGATGTGAGAGGGACGGAACAACTCAGCCGAGAACAATGGTATATGGTCATGTCTAATCACCAGAGCTGGGCAGACATTGCAATTCTATACATTGCATTACGCGGAAAGATACCTTTGCTGAAATTTTTCATGAAACGGCAATTGCTGTGGATTCCTTGCGTGGGTTGGTCATGCTGGCTGTTAGGCTATCCTTTTGTGTATCGCTATACACGTGACTTTCTCCGGAAACATCCCGAGAAGAAAGGCAAAGATTGGGAGAATACAAAGAAAGCCTGTGAAAGATTACAATGGGCACCGGTCTCTATTATTAACTTTGCAGAAGGCACGCGTCTTACGCCAGAAAAACATGCCCGCCAAGCATCACCGTATCAGCATTTACTTGCGCCTAAAGCGGGTGGGACAGCCTACACCTTGGAGGCTATGCAGCATAAAATACAGACTTTGTTAGATATTACCTTGGTTTATAGGCCGGGCGCTATTTCTTTCTGGCGTTTGTTTTCAGGGGAAATTAAACAAATCACGGTAGACGTTGATGTGTTGCCTATTACTGATGACTTGGTTGGGGAGTATCAAAAAGATCGTGTGTTCCGTAAGCATTTTCAGGCCTTCCTGAATACACGCTGGCAACGTAAAGATGCCTTGATTGATGCGGTTAAGCGAGCATAG
- the hemC gene encoding porphobilinogen deaminase produces the protein MKLTIATRKSPLAMAQTHWVAAQLQQHYPDADIELLPLSTRGDEVLDKSLAEIGGKALFLKELEMAMLDGRADMAVHSLKDMPADLPEGLCLAGVCERVDPRDVFVSAKANCLADLPAGSVIGTASPRRQSQLLHAYPALRVQTIRGNVQTRLDKLYAGEVDGLLLAAAGLLRLDLMAEIKDYLSVEDFLPAIGQGVLAIECRSEDVSLQQQLQPLIHGPTWVTVQAERALSARLQASCHSPLAAYATLSEDTLTLTAMVGSLDGKQHITQTLQGDVNVPVELGEQMAEALLAQGAAPLLKQTG, from the coding sequence ATGAAACTAACGATTGCGACACGCAAGTCACCATTAGCAATGGCACAAACACATTGGGTGGCTGCACAGTTGCAACAGCACTATCCTGATGCTGACATTGAACTGTTGCCTTTATCAACGCGTGGCGACGAAGTCTTAGATAAATCATTAGCAGAAATCGGCGGCAAGGCTTTATTTTTAAAAGAATTAGAAATGGCCATGCTAGATGGGCGTGCAGATATGGCTGTACACTCACTAAAAGATATGCCAGCAGATTTGCCTGAAGGTTTATGTTTGGCCGGTGTTTGCGAACGCGTGGATCCGAGAGATGTTTTTGTGTCAGCTAAAGCAAATTGTTTAGCTGATTTACCGGCGGGTAGTGTGATTGGCACAGCCAGTCCACGTCGGCAATCGCAGCTGCTACATGCCTACCCGGCCTTACGCGTGCAAACGATACGTGGCAATGTACAAACGCGCCTTGATAAGTTGTATGCCGGAGAAGTGGATGGCTTATTGTTAGCGGCTGCGGGCTTATTACGCCTAGATTTGATGGCGGAAATCAAAGATTATTTGTCAGTGGAAGATTTTTTGCCGGCTATCGGCCAAGGTGTTTTAGCCATTGAGTGCCGCAGTGAAGATGTCAGCCTACAACAACAGCTCCAGCCCCTCATTCATGGGCCAACCTGGGTTACTGTGCAGGCGGAGCGCGCTTTGAGTGCACGATTACAAGCAAGTTGTCATTCGCCACTAGCGGCTTATGCGACTCTCTCAGAAGATACGTTAACACTAACTGCAATGGTCGGTTCACTGGATGGAAAGCAACATATCACGCAAACCTTGCAAGGCGATGTGAATGTGCCCGTGGAACTTGGCGAACAAATGGCTGAAGCCTTATTGGCACAAGGCGCGGCGCCGCTTTTAAAACAAACAGGTTAG
- the birA gene encoding bifunctional ligase/repressor BirA: MQKLHPNFTRLLELLADGEYHDGTSLGAQLGITRAAVWKFIQKLMQYGIEVDSIKGKGYRLATPFSLLDAKKITQNLTHPRQVQVAVFEKLDSTNRYLRDLGDIVCPQACVAETMLAGRGRLGRHWVAPFGQNLYFSYAFPFQKDISELAGLSLIAGLATVAALKQCMPDIPFALKWPNDVLVGGSKLVGILVEVQAESNGACTAIIGIGVNVNMSMQTPASAEISQAWASLFSVSGQSTDRNLLAALLLDQLNVSLDRFVETGFSDFVAEWECADCLLGQEITVKNHDKQWQGQVLGVNTLGQLRLLTENGEEKTISAGDTTILKKNSEKPL; the protein is encoded by the coding sequence ATGCAAAAATTACATCCCAATTTTACGCGTTTGCTTGAGTTACTTGCCGATGGTGAATATCACGATGGTACTTCATTGGGCGCGCAGCTAGGTATCACACGAGCGGCTGTATGGAAGTTTATTCAGAAATTGATGCAGTATGGGATCGAGGTCGACAGCATCAAAGGCAAGGGTTATCGGCTGGCAACCCCATTCAGTTTATTGGATGCAAAGAAAATTACACAAAATTTGACACACCCTAGACAGGTGCAGGTTGCCGTATTTGAAAAACTGGATTCAACCAATCGGTATTTGCGCGATCTCGGTGACATTGTTTGCCCGCAAGCTTGTGTCGCTGAGACGATGTTAGCAGGACGAGGGAGGCTAGGGCGTCACTGGGTTGCGCCATTTGGCCAAAACCTCTATTTTTCCTATGCTTTTCCTTTTCAAAAGGATATTAGTGAATTGGCTGGATTGAGTTTGATTGCAGGTCTTGCGACGGTGGCTGCACTTAAACAGTGTATGCCAGATATCCCATTTGCATTAAAATGGCCTAATGATGTATTGGTCGGTGGTAGCAAGCTGGTAGGTATTTTGGTGGAGGTACAAGCTGAATCCAATGGGGCGTGTACCGCGATTATTGGTATTGGAGTGAACGTCAATATGTCAATGCAAACGCCCGCATCAGCGGAGATAAGCCAAGCATGGGCATCATTGTTCTCAGTCAGTGGCCAGAGTACCGATAGGAATCTATTGGCAGCGCTCTTGCTTGATCAGTTGAATGTATCTCTTGACCGTTTTGTTGAGACAGGTTTTAGTGACTTTGTGGCGGAGTGGGAATGCGCAGACTGTCTGCTTGGCCAAGAAATCACAGTGAAAAATCATGATAAACAATGGCAAGGTCAGGTTTTAGGTGTGAATACCTTGGGACAATTACGATTGTTAACAGAAAATGGAGAAGAAAAAACAATTTCCGCGGGCGACACGACGATTTTGAAGAAAAATAGCGAGAAACCCCTATAA
- a CDS encoding phosphate transport regulator has product MVASIGKMFGRSPLRPLQKHMEKVCECVTTLTPFFEAAVAGEWDKARERQTEICRLEDEADELKKKMRLNLPTGLFLPVARSDLLTLLALQDRIANKAEDIAGLMTSRRMQLPSNIKENMLALLRRCLDTAEQANKAIHELDELLETGFHGTEVDIVSAMVTELCALEQDTDERQAAIREVLFAMEKDLPPIEVIFLYELIKWLGDLADRAKSVGDYLQLIVAK; this is encoded by the coding sequence ATGGTTGCATCAATTGGAAAAATGTTTGGTCGTTCACCTTTACGCCCGCTACAAAAGCATATGGAGAAGGTGTGTGAATGTGTCACAACGCTTACGCCATTCTTTGAGGCTGCTGTTGCCGGAGAGTGGGATAAGGCGAGAGAGCGTCAGACGGAGATCTGTCGTTTAGAAGATGAGGCGGATGAGCTTAAGAAGAAAATGCGCTTAAACTTGCCAACGGGTTTGTTTTTGCCTGTGGCGCGTTCAGATTTGCTGACGCTGCTTGCCCTGCAAGATCGGATTGCGAACAAAGCAGAAGATATTGCGGGCTTAATGACGAGCCGTCGTATGCAGCTGCCCAGTAATATAAAAGAAAACATGCTTGCATTGTTGCGTCGTTGTTTGGATACGGCAGAACAAGCTAATAAAGCCATCCATGAGTTAGATGAGCTGTTGGAAACAGGGTTTCACGGCACAGAGGTGGATATTGTTTCTGCGATGGTGACCGAGCTATGCGCTTTAGAGCAAGATACGGATGAGCGACAGGCTGCGATCCGAGAAGTTTTGTTCGCGATGGAAAAAGACTTGCCGCCTATCGAGGTGATTTTTCTTTACGAATTAATTAAATGGTTGGGTGATTTGGCTGATCGTGCTAAATCAGTCGGCGATTATCTTCAATTGATCGTTGCGAAATAA
- a CDS encoding phosphate transporter — protein sequence MMPHAPLLITLASILGCLLVFSLGANEIASIFSAALGANAMTVRYVILIALGFECAGAIFGNGLVSSTMRYGIVDMNTVHAHAQLLTISLFAILLSGLTWMFITTFLGLPVSIMQTVISAIVGCSMLSFGTYAVHWGVVAKLAISWVVTPIMAGVIASLLVHGVLRTMLNIPHPFTLVKRNAPLLLFGFGFIFTFIAIIHGLNHWHYILTARQQFMLSFSFGAVLLFFGKRLINRVAFDVQLGRQVEYQQVEKIFSILVVFATSAMLFAHGANDLGDALGPYALLLDRFVKDGHVLATGVLPWWMISGACIVMVLGLLMMGHRVIATVGQQITLLTPSRAFIATFAAAITSILAGSMGLEVSATQIFVGAILGVGLSRGTAAVQFKTVRHIVLAWVLTFPLVATLAMFYFVCMQVVLT from the coding sequence ATGATGCCTCATGCCCCCCTGTTGATTACCTTAGCCAGCATTCTTGGTTGTTTGCTGGTTTTTAGTTTGGGTGCAAACGAAATCGCGAGCATTTTCAGTGCTGCATTGGGTGCTAATGCAATGACTGTGCGTTATGTCATTCTGATTGCTTTGGGTTTTGAGTGTGCCGGTGCAATCTTTGGTAATGGTTTAGTCTCTTCTACCATGCGGTACGGCATTGTCGACATGAACACGGTGCATGCACATGCACAATTGCTAACAATTAGTTTATTTGCAATCCTGCTTTCTGGTCTGACGTGGATGTTTATCACCACGTTTTTAGGTTTGCCCGTTTCAATTATGCAGACGGTCATTAGTGCGATTGTGGGTTGCAGTATGTTGAGCTTTGGGACTTACGCGGTTCATTGGGGCGTGGTTGCTAAACTTGCCATCAGCTGGGTTGTGACCCCGATTATGGCTGGCGTGATTGCCAGCTTATTGGTGCACGGCGTACTGCGTACCATGCTAAATATTCCTCACCCATTTACCCTGGTTAAGCGGAATGCGCCTTTGCTCTTGTTTGGTTTTGGTTTTATTTTCACATTTATTGCGATTATTCATGGTTTAAATCATTGGCACTATATATTGACTGCGCGGCAGCAATTTATGTTGTCGTTTAGTTTTGGGGCAGTGTTGTTGTTTTTTGGTAAGCGCCTAATTAATCGGGTGGCATTTGATGTGCAACTTGGGCGCCAGGTTGAATATCAGCAAGTTGAAAAAATCTTTAGTATTTTGGTTGTGTTTGCGACGTCTGCTATGTTGTTTGCGCATGGTGCCAATGATTTAGGTGATGCCTTGGGGCCGTATGCTTTGTTGTTGGATCGTTTTGTGAAAGATGGTCATGTACTTGCAACGGGGGTGCTGCCTTGGTGGATGATTAGCGGTGCGTGCATTGTGATGGTTCTTGGTTTGTTGATGATGGGACACCGCGTCATTGCAACAGTAGGACAGCAGATCACCTTGCTGACGCCATCACGGGCATTTATTGCGACCTTCGCAGCAGCGATTACCAGTATCCTGGCTGGCAGCATGGGTTTAGAAGTTTCTGCGACACAGATTTTTGTGGGTGCGATTCTTGGGGTGGGTTTATCTCGCGGCACGGCTGCCGTGCAATTCAAAACCGTGCGTCATATTGTGCTTGCCTGGGTGTTAACGTTTCCGCTGGTGGCGACGCTGGCGATGTTTTACTTTGTCTGTATGCAGGTTGTCCTGACCTGA
- a CDS encoding ATPase — protein MTLESLLHESNPWWEDKYAFADVIERDKVLTPLYPLLMTPDVVLLTGLRRVGKTVTMKCLIRYLIEHHNISPQHCCYISMDEYQLRGKTLFDVLDAYRQCMKLSVKEKVYMFFDEITYIEDFQHQLKNLYDRGNQKCIVSSSSSSLLKDDSAYLTGRKRIIEINPLDFEEYLQFKGVVLGTADKGLQEQYFLDYMQIGGMPEYVLNGDRDYLMSLVDDILMKDIVARHKIRHPDIIRQYFILLMERAGKQISINKIANILGISPDTASRYLGMFEDTYLIHLVSRFGKTNETLLSQKKVYATDLGMRHIVVGFRDKGAIFENIVFMKIKHRQPKYLYVDGQEIDFIYDDTLLEAKFNRDLEGKQLKAFENYSIRHKKIVHGCLELDQLAGVC, from the coding sequence ATGACGCTAGAATCCCTGCTTCACGAATCCAACCCGTGGTGGGAAGACAAATATGCTTTTGCTGACGTCATTGAGCGCGATAAAGTGTTAACGCCACTTTACCCGTTATTGATGACACCTGATGTCGTGTTGTTAACTGGCTTACGGCGTGTGGGTAAAACAGTCACCATGAAATGCCTGATCCGTTACCTGATTGAGCACCACAATATTTCCCCACAACATTGTTGTTACATCAGCATGGATGAATATCAATTGCGAGGGAAGACATTGTTTGATGTCTTGGATGCATACCGTCAGTGCATGAAACTTTCTGTCAAAGAAAAAGTATATATGTTCTTTGATGAAATCACTTACATCGAAGATTTTCAGCATCAATTAAAAAATCTCTATGATCGGGGAAATCAAAAATGCATTGTGTCTTCTTCAAGTAGTTCATTATTAAAAGATGATAGTGCGTATTTAACGGGAAGAAAGCGCATCATAGAAATTAATCCATTAGACTTTGAGGAATACCTGCAGTTTAAAGGTGTTGTACTTGGGACGGCGGATAAAGGGCTGCAAGAACAATATTTTCTTGATTACATGCAAATTGGTGGTATGCCAGAATATGTGTTAAATGGTGATCGTGATTATCTCATGAGTTTGGTCGACGATATTTTGATGAAAGACATTGTGGCACGTCACAAAATACGTCACCCAGATATAATACGACAGTATTTTATTTTGTTGATGGAGCGTGCTGGCAAGCAAATTAGCATTAATAAAATAGCTAATATTCTTGGTATATCACCTGATACAGCGAGCCGTTATTTGGGGATGTTTGAAGATACGTATTTAATTCACTTGGTTTCTCGTTTTGGAAAAACGAATGAAACATTGTTATCACAGAAGAAGGTGTATGCCACAGATTTGGGCATGCGACATATTGTGGTAGGCTTTCGAGATAAAGGCGCGATTTTTGAAAATATTGTTTTCATGAAGATTAAACATAGACAGCCTAAATACCTCTACGTGGATGGACAAGAGATCGATTTTATTTACGACGATACTTTATTAGAGGCCAAGTTTAATCGGGACTTGGAAGGGAAGCAGTTAAAAGCTTTTGAAAATTATTCGATAAGACATAAGAAAATTGTTCACGGTTGCCTTGAGTTGGATCAGCTTGCAGGAGTATGTTGA